The Planococcus versutus genome contains a region encoding:
- the mdh gene encoding malate dehydrogenase: MTFKRTKISVIGSGFTGATAAFLLAQKELGDVVLVDIPPMEDPAKGKALDMAEAGPVLGFDARVKGTSNYEDTKDSDLVIITAGIARKPGMSRDDLVQTNQKVMKAVTTDIVKYSPNTTIIVLTNPVDAMTYTVFQASGLPKERVIGQSGVLDSARFRTFVAEELDVSVKDVTGFVLGGHGDDMVPLVRYSYAGGIPLESLISKERLDEIVTRTRKGGAEIVNLLGNGSAYYAPAAALVEMAEAIIKDQRRILPSIAYLEGEYGMEGIYLGVPTVLGAAGIEKIIEIDLNQEEKALLNQSAESVKAVMKVLK; this comes from the coding sequence ATGACATTCAAACGTACAAAAATTTCAGTAATCGGTTCTGGATTTACAGGGGCTACGGCAGCCTTCTTATTGGCTCAAAAAGAATTAGGCGATGTGGTGTTAGTTGATATTCCACCAATGGAAGACCCCGCAAAAGGGAAAGCTTTGGATATGGCTGAGGCAGGTCCGGTTCTTGGATTTGATGCGCGCGTAAAGGGTACGTCTAATTACGAAGATACAAAAGACTCTGATTTAGTCATTATTACCGCAGGAATTGCACGTAAGCCTGGAATGAGCCGTGATGATTTGGTTCAAACCAATCAGAAAGTAATGAAAGCTGTCACGACAGATATTGTGAAGTATTCTCCTAATACCACGATTATTGTTTTGACAAATCCAGTAGATGCAATGACTTATACTGTTTTTCAAGCATCCGGCTTGCCTAAAGAACGAGTAATCGGACAATCAGGAGTACTAGACTCTGCACGCTTTAGAACTTTTGTAGCCGAAGAGCTAGATGTCTCAGTTAAAGACGTCACAGGCTTTGTATTGGGCGGACATGGTGATGATATGGTTCCGCTTGTACGCTATTCTTATGCAGGCGGTATTCCACTTGAATCATTAATTTCCAAAGAACGTTTAGATGAAATTGTCACGCGCACGCGTAAAGGTGGAGCGGAAATTGTCAACTTACTAGGTAATGGTTCTGCTTACTATGCACCTGCAGCTGCGTTAGTTGAAATGGCAGAAGCAATTATTAAAGACCAGCGCCGTATTCTTCCATCTATCGCTTATTTAGAGGGAGAATATGGAATGGAAGGTATTTATCTTGGTGTACCTACTGTTTTGGGCGCAGCTGGCATCGAAAAAATAATTGAAATTGATCTGAACCAAGAAGAAAAAGCATTATTAAACCAATCAGCAGAATCTGTTAAAGCAGTAATGAAAGTATTAAAGTAA
- a CDS encoding MaoC/PaaZ C-terminal domain-containing protein: MLLGKKRELGQRVEDIKIGENLKLTEKIEDKDLLLYLGLTNDSNPLYIQHDFALKTSFEKPVVPNIMLTGILTSAISKYIPGPGSYIVSQQLDFLKPVYHYATIDFNLEVVKVDIERNEVIVQVKGIDEQGEIVVQGKITANPPRIAED; the protein is encoded by the coding sequence TTGTTGCTTGGGAAAAAGCGGGAATTAGGTCAGCGCGTGGAAGATATCAAAATCGGTGAGAACTTAAAGCTGACAGAAAAAATAGAAGACAAAGATCTTCTCTTGTATTTGGGTTTGACGAATGATAGCAATCCGCTTTACATCCAACATGATTTTGCGTTAAAGACGTCTTTTGAGAAACCTGTAGTACCAAATATTATGTTAACGGGAATTTTAACTTCTGCGATATCTAAATATATACCGGGTCCGGGATCTTATATTGTTAGTCAGCAGCTAGACTTTTTAAAGCCAGTCTATCATTACGCGACAATCGATTTTAACTTAGAAGTCGTCAAAGTAGATATTGAGCGCAATGAAGTAATCGTTCAAGTTAAAGGAATTGATGAACAAGGTGAAATCGTAGTACAAGGAAAAATTACGGCCAATCCACCGCGAATCGCTGAAGATTAA
- a CDS encoding response regulator transcription factor: MLKKILIIEDEHSIATLLSYNLIQAGFETIIAHDGKQGYELALEGDPSLIVLDLMLPSMDGVEVCKSLRQKKINTPIIMLTAKGDEFDKVLGLELGADDYMTKPFSPREVVARIKAVLRRASQVPSPEQDSSMPISLGTLEVYPDQFEVFLDKKQIEFTPKEFELLVYLMENKNRVLTRDQLLSAVWNYDFAGDTRIVDVHISHLRDKIEDNSRKPIFIKTIRGLGYKFEGPKKV, from the coding sequence ATGCTGAAAAAAATATTGATAATCGAAGATGAACATTCAATTGCGACATTGCTTTCCTATAACCTGATTCAAGCAGGTTTTGAAACTATCATTGCTCATGATGGCAAACAAGGCTATGAGTTGGCTTTAGAAGGTGATCCGTCATTAATCGTTTTGGATCTTATGTTGCCTTCGATGGATGGTGTAGAAGTTTGTAAGTCTTTACGACAGAAAAAAATTAATACGCCGATTATCATGTTAACTGCTAAAGGTGATGAATTTGATAAAGTGTTGGGTCTTGAACTGGGCGCTGATGATTATATGACAAAACCATTTAGTCCAAGAGAAGTTGTAGCGCGCATTAAAGCTGTGCTAAGACGTGCGAGTCAAGTCCCGAGTCCTGAGCAAGATTCTTCAATGCCGATATCACTCGGTACACTCGAAGTTTATCCTGATCAATTTGAAGTATTTCTCGATAAAAAACAGATAGAATTTACACCTAAAGAATTTGAGTTGTTGGTGTATTTGATGGAAAATAAAAATCGAGTGTTAACACGTGATCAATTGCTTAGTGCTGTCTGGAACTACGATTTTGCGGGAGACACACGCATTGTTGATGTTCATATTAGTCACTTGCGTGACAAAATAGAAGACAATAGTCGAAAACCGATATTTATCAAAACTATACGTGGATTGGGCTATAAATTTGAAGGGCCGAAAAAAGTATGA